From the genome of Anopheles funestus chromosome 2RL, idAnoFuneDA-416_04, whole genome shotgun sequence:
AACTGTAGTTTCAATGCttaaaagtttgtttacaCTCGCCGTGTGATGTATGTGCTCTATGCTGTACCGTGTACATTCCATTGAATTCCATTTTATTGCCATCTACATAGAACGCTCAGGAATGTATCGTAACCGAAAAATGATAAAGACACAACACAAGTGTGGAACAGAAAAGTATAAAACCTACTGCTGTTTCACATTCTCGGTTCTTTTATGAATTCATATGGTCTTCTACCAAATCGTTACAGCGTCAGCATCAGATTGAGGGAAGCGGGTTGTGTATGCTATCCTACAGGCGCTTTCTAAATTGAGCGCTTTGTGCAAACAGCAAAGGATTAAACACATCGCTGTCTGCGCCGCAAAGGACACCACAAAACACTAGTCctcatcctccgttagcattGGCACACCGTCAAGCTTCTTCAGTGTGGGTAACCGCTTCGTCACTTCCCGTACATAGACTGCTTCGTCGAGATTTTCCACTAGCGGGTTACCGGCAAACACCAGATCTTCGAGCGTTCCGGAAATGGCCTGTAGTTTCGCTAGCTCGCCCCAATCACGTACCGAATTGTTCGCCATATAGAGAACCTTCAGTTTACGCAGACTTTCCACTCCCTTCAGTTTGTCGATCAGGTTGTAGCTTATCCAAAGTTCTTCTAGCGTTTCGCCTACCACTTCCTTGGGCCAGCGTATGTGCCGAATATATTGCCACAAATTAAACGAGAAATTAAAGGTTAATAGGTGAAGTTCGTGCCCTTCGAACGGTAGTGTCACATACGATACCACTGAGCGATTTGATGTAGTTACGACCAAGTGCAAGTATTCGCAAGTTTTTCATCCCGTTCAAGCCGGTAATTTTTTCTATCATATTTGACGACAGGCTTAACTTTCTGTaacattccattttcattacGCGGAGCGATTTGATGAAGGAAACGAtacaaataatgcattacaaATTAATGATCCTTCTAAatctttttctcgttttttcgtttctctctcttctaaaaaagggaaagtgaaaaaacgACACTTACTGACAGTTCGCCAACGTCCCGAGGGTACCATCCATCTTCTCTATCGGTGGCCAGCGGAACTGTAACTGTATGTCAGCTGCTTCGACCGGATCCTGCCCATCGTGTTCTTCATGCCAACGCTTCAGTGCTTCTTTAATCGTGGTGGAACGGGCCATCTTCTTGCTGACAACAATCAGCAGCAACTGCTCATCGCATCAAATCTTCAAATCATTCCAAGTCTACTAAGCAGCTCGCTCACTCGCTAGCGAGAGGATATGCTACATTAACATCCGGTGTGCAAGATACCACCAACTGTCAAACGTACCCTCCACAAACAATCGTCGTCGCCTACTCGGAAATGCGATTTTTCGTACGAAAGCACTGATGTGGGAAGCGATTAATTAATTGCTCCTTGAACGTCCGTCGCAACTGACATGCCTCCGGTGACGACATGCATGAAATCCTGACGGCAATCAAGTGCAAAACTATTTCCGAGTTTATCTCCCTTCATACGATTTCATTGCCCTCCCATATggtttacccaaaaaaaagtaggTATTTAAGACACACATTAACGAGCCCACGGTTGTGTATCTTCCAATTGCTGCTGGCAGATAGAAAACTGTCAACTGCAGCAGTTGTGTGGAAACCAAGTGTCGGCTTAAGAGACAGAGAAGCAGTCACACAATAATGATGACAATATACGCCTTCCGTACAACCGTGTAACTTGATggtggatgatgatttttttcccaacatctaaagtgcaaaacaaattgcGATACAAACTGCTGCTGGTGTCAACTTGGAGAACGTTATGCGAAGGAGTTAAGGTCCTTCCCTAGCACTCCCTTGTAGCAAACAAGCGTTGGAAGGGGTGACTGTAACTTACAACTTTATTGCCTTTCTGtgcgaaaatttaataacatcaTTTCGCCCTCTTATGGCCGTGACTCAAATGAAGGAAGATATATAAGTTTGGTTAAGAAGGCTTCAGAGTCACTACTGTTCAgagaaaaagtaacaaaatcaTGTACAAATCTGTTGCGACAGTGTAGACAGTCTGTGAAATAGTTTTTCCCTTGTTAAGTGCAGAATCTTTTCGCACATTCTACACACAGGCAAAATATAATACAGATGTCATCTCGGAACGTTCAGAACTGCTAGTGTTGCTCAGCATGCGAAGTAGAGAAAGTTTATGCGTCGAAAAAGTCTGCTTTTGCACTTGTGATCCGCCTTAACGATActattgaagaaaatttacttgCAACATAGTTTTATCAGGTAAATacattgaatttatttcaatttttaaatttcccttAACGCTGGCGTGTATTTCTATGtattgtttttacatttttaacgaTTTCTTAAGATTTCTaaggaataaaaacattttattaacaaCTCTTGGTAACACATTCAAAAAATGTTATACTCTTCCACGCTAGAGCATAAAAATCTTGCGCTAAATTTCACTTTGCTATGTGTGAAATCACATAAGTTAACTTTTAGTCCAAAGCGTAGCAGATGTGCAAATTGCATACGAAAATATAATCGTCTAGCATTCCTTCACCTGCAGTTCATGATTGTAGTCGTTACAATTTCATTATAGAAGTATGTCCCATactgcaaatgaaaatttcaacaTTCTTGCACGGTTCCTCTTCGTCAGTGGACAAACTTAGATACCTACCTATACCCGTCACAATAGCTTTTGCCATTAATTACCGGCGAAAGCGTATCTCAAAAGTGACAGATTTATGATGTGTCGCTAGGCATAGCAAGCCGCATCGTTTACGCTCGGTACATTGGAATCGCAGTAACCGCATACACCCAGCATGCTAGGTACCGTTCGCAGCAACAACGAAGCGTAATGAGTACAGAACCACACTCGCAAGCACAGGAGGTTGACAAAGTGCTGCGTGATATAGCCCTCAAGAACCTACAGCTGCGACGACTCTCTAGTGTCCTGCTGGTGGATTCCGAATTTCTGCGCGTTTGTGACAAATTCGACGAAGTGAAGCGTACGCTCGAGCAGGCAAATTGCGAACAGATCGATCGATTATCCATCGATAGTGAAACGGAGGATATCATTTCGTTATTGGAACTGAAGGTTAAAATACTGCAGCGTTTAGGGCGAGGCTGTTTGGTACGGATAAGCAGATACAACGACGCACGTAAGGAAGATCCACCAGAACTGCAGGAAACAAGGTTCAAGGAGCGCTTAGAGACGTTAGTAAGCATATTggtgtgaagaagaaaaaagagtcCAAATATTATATTTGCTGCAATTTGTATGTTACAGAGCACTTAAACAACTGCACAGAACACACAAGCACTTTCGACAGAATGTTTTAGATATCATTTGGGCTGTTGGCGATATTTATCAACTACAGGAAATTGAATCCTTGCTGAAGAAGACAGATTTTCTGCATGGTATTGTTTGTAAAAATCATCGAAACTGCTTGCACGTACTGGCATCAACCAATCTTGATCACACTATTGAGCTCAGCTGTGTACGGTTGCAGTTTGCAGCTAACTCGCTTCTAGTTCTCGCACTGATTCAGTTCCGTGAGCTCCTCGATATAATGGACAATGAGGGAAGTGTTCATACAATGCATGCAAAGCTGCAGGACGAGATACGACGTTCGTTGAATGATATCCAGGTGAATGAGGAAGAGCTAGCATCACTTCGCCAGAAACTGTTCACCTCAACAGACAGTCTCACAGCGCAGCGAAGCATTGCCATTGAACAACGAGAAAAGCATGGACTTGATCTACAGGAACATTTGCGCAATATCGATCTACTCGAACTAGATCGGAAAGAGATTGAAGAGCGTGTTACCCGATTAATCGAAGAGAGGGAAATAATCCAGATGCAGTTGGAAGAGCGACGTCGCCTACTTCAGGATGGTATGCGTGAGATTGTCCGCTTAGAGCACCTGATAGACCAGATCGAGCAGGAAATATCGGAGCGTACTGTGAAGTTCCAAGAAGAAGCGCAACGTCTCGAACAACGAAGACTGGATATCCTCAACGATGATACCCTTAGTCCCGAAGAACGATCCGCGTTGCTGGCTGAATGTGATGCAGAAATGCTTGAGCTGCATCAAACACACACCAGTGACATTAATGTACTTGGAGTTCGCTGTGATGAGCTGAAACGTCTGTCCAAATCTCTTGCCACTGATGTAGACACATTTCGTGATGAAGTAGCACAGAAGCATCGTGACCAAATTGCTGAACTAGAACGCCAAAAAGCACTTGCTACGACTCCCTCTCAGATAGCACTGTTAGAGGCCCagatacagcagcagcaggcagAATTTAACGAAAATCTTACAATGTTGAATCGTGCTCAGAATCGCACAGAATACTTATTCGACGAGCACGGGCGATACTTTCTTAATGAGGCGGGTGAACGAATTTACAAACGCGATTCTCGAGCTTCTGAGTACTGCCTAGGGCCGGATGGTGAATGGattaaaatttcttccgcGGCCAGCCTCCAAACAGACGAAAATGGTGTTTACTTTATAGATAAATTCGGACAGAAAATTTACCAGCGGCAGCACTTCACTGACGCGAATGGGGAATACTATCTCGATGAAAATGGCACACGGGTGTACATCGAAACACCAACCAAGCCAACGTTGAGTGTATCGAGCGAATTTCCCTCTCCATTCCGGCGAACCGAACCGCAACCAACGACCAGTTCGCAATCATCCATTTCAGATCAGGAATTTGTTGAAGAGTCGGAATCAATGCAAGAACTGCGAGAGCGAGCTGCTACTGATGTGGCCTATATTGAGAAAACCGTAGGAATTGCACTACGGAAAGGATTGGCTGCTCTTGCCCGAACGAAACCGGAAGATCCAATCGGTTATCTGGCGGATTACTTGGCGCTATTTCAAAGGAACGCGTTGGAAACAAAGCGCCGACAGCAGTTGCTCGAACGACTTGGATTAAATGGAAGCGATTGTACAACGGAAAGCCGGATATAAATATGTTCAATACGGAAAAGATTTTCTTGATTGAAAATAACGCCAGCTACAGCCAGGGAAAcagtaacatttttcaattattgtgCTACTCAGAGAAAAACATACTAGATTTTCCGTTActttgaaattatttagttCATTAAATTTGAGGCATCGTAATGCCCTTAGCAGgattttgtgaaataaattatttttataaatttagtaTAAAGTGTTCGAGCTGCAAATATTATGGTTGTTGTTCGAAACATGTGAAATACATGGAAATGTGTTTCATGTGAAACACCCTCATTATTTACCGACATATCATATTTTCTTCAGGTTATATGGCACCTGGTGGTGACACGAACAATATGTCGTTACAAATTTCAATCACAAAAGGGTTTaccaaaatggtaaaaaaagttGGTGTAAATATTGATCAATCAATATCTGCTTGCTTTTGGGCTGTGTATTGTAAAATCATGCATGTCTTTTATGACACTTGGAAGCTCTCTTTTCACAGTCAAAAACGGTGCAAATGATGAACATTAATTTTCCGTTGTCTGTTTAATGAATATTTGATTCGAGTGCAATGTGCCAAAAATGTATTAATCTTTCACAGCTGGTAAAGTTACAGTATGTTTCTATGGTTGAAAGTCCAGTTAAAGAGgggttttgcaataaattctaAGTTTATTGATCTTTAACCTCTTGGTACAAGCTTTCAAATGGAAATACAAATTATGTACCGGCCGATAGATGTATGAATGTAActtagaaacacggcgcaaaAGGTGTTTGATTCCCAACATGAAAGTAAAACGACAGGCAGCAAACTCACTGGTTCGATCATTCTGTGAGTTTGAATTAGCAAAGATCATGAATCGAGGAAAACTGGGATGCTTTATTGGAGCAATAATCACAACCATATATTATCGTGATCTATTTCACACCGTTATGCGAATGGTTCGGTAGGGTAAAGTTGTGCGCTGGGACCAATCGATTTTCCTTCAAGTGGTAAATGCTAAGTTTGAGAAAGTCGAATGGTTGTTTGCttcttcatttgtttcgtatgttttattttacaagaTTTACTCACAATACTGATGAAATTCTGTAGCAACAGTGAAGGAGTTTTATCGAAAATCATCGACAAGGTGCTTGAgaaaaaccgaaataaaaacgaGCCTAACCACATTTCTAGTTTTCGACTGTTTCCTCTGTTCCTTCCAGTCATTCGGCTGCCTGGCCCAGCTGGATTAGgttgataaaataaatgaacatcGTGTATCAATTCATCCGTCTTCCAATTCAGTGGTGAGACTTCCTCTGCGTAtctcaaaaaaaggaaaacaaaaactctgcAATAGGAAGCAAAACCTTTCAGGAGACCAAAGGAAATTTTGCACTTACATAAAATTACACAACGTAAAGTGATTGAAGTCTTGCCAAGGAAGATTTGAACTAACAACACAATGCAATtccaaatatattttttaccatGATCTaacaatatttaacaaaatccCAATATGATCATAAGACTAAACCTTTAAGGGTTATTCATAGTACAAATTGGTCAGCTTTCCGGACGAAATAGTGTCAAAACCAATGTGGTAAAAATTCCTATGTCCATATCCGGACGGACTAAACGAACAACTGCAACACATTTTCGGTGGTATTCGGTGGGGGACATTCTGTTCTCCTCCAGTAGACGAGTTTTGAGGAATACCATCAGCATCCTCGTGTCCATCATAATCATCGTCTGACCAATTTTGAACGACGGTTCGTAAAAGATTCATCGCCACACTGGGAACGCATCTGTGTGATGTTcaacttttttcaattttactgTCGGCAAAGGCACTCGCACTGAGCTCTTAATTAAATCAGGATGATGTCCGAACAGAACAGATGGTAATatagaggagaaaaaaaatacacagctTGTGTTTGAGTTTTTCTGCCGGATAAAACTTTTCTACTAACGCGTTTTGCTCCACTCGTAGTGATTTGGATTCGTTCCTGTTTGTGTGTCGAGTTTCTTTGAATTATTTGATTGGGACCCAAAATATTCCCATGCTAATCCAAATTAACGGAACGCTTACAGGCaggtaaataatttaaattaaaaacgccTATATGGAGATGTGATCTTGATTCATTAATTATATTAGAACTTAATTTTGAGGATGAAATATTATCAGACGTTATCTTAGAAGAAATTACTTGCTTATTAAATTATGCTCGTTGAGATATCGTACGTTGTTTAAATGAATTGCAtagacaatttatttttagcttgAAATTCCTATCCTTATTGTTACAAGGCTGATGTAACACCTCACTCAATACCTCCAAGCAACAGAGGATCACACCACATATTTAACCAATAAACCGAGATTATGTTCCGGATTAAATAATGTTCACCCAACCGAGGCAAGAACCAAGTAACCCAAagccccacaaaaaaaaaaccttaaacaaaacactttgcGTTTATGAAGCCTCTTGTCAGGATTTGTGATGGTGTACTTGGTATTTTACCATATTCGTCTGCCGCTACTACAGAAGGACCACAGAAGAGTACTTAAATTTTGCTGCCATTACTCAAGGCTATATACGATAGGAGAAGAAGGACTTTAAACAAACCACTGGATTAAATCCATTTTCGCTTAAACTCCAGTAATCAAACCAGATTGAACCAGTTGCGTAAACATACTAATACAACATAGCATCTTCCTTCGAACGAAGCACATCGCTCGTGAAATATGTTaaagaacacaaaataaaacaaaagtctATAAAAATATGGATGAATTGCTGCTCTGGGGTAAAATGAAATAGTTGCTTTAAGCAATAAGGGacatgtaaatttaatttaaaattctttatcATATCGAAACAGTTGGGTTAAATTAATGCAATTTGTGAAAATATAAACTATTATATGAACAAAATCAtgaaaattaaaccatttGTAAACACCgcataaattaattacaatttattcCCTCCATCTTCATGCTATCGGCCACCACCATTTCATCGTACATGCATCGAAAATACTGCCTCGTCGAAATGCATACCACTTGAGTGAACAAGTAAAACTAATTAAGCAATGTATTTGGCGCATTCaaatagaaattaattttcactgtCGATTAATTTGCAATTCCTATTTCGCCCAGGGCAGCGAGCGACCTTCTGCTTTGCATGATattaatttcctttctttcgggACGAATCACTCGAGGAAAATAGGCAATTGAACGGTTGATAATTTGAATGATAATATGCTTGTCTGGTACAAATAAACCATAATAGCTATCAATAAAACATGCTTGTTCAATTCTTTGGTAAAACTTTTCGACATGTTCCacaattttgtttcatcttcatttGATGAATTTTCCTCGTTATTGTCTTTTCcccaaattattttattgtaagTAGCATCAGTGGTGTATGTGACGCTAGTTCCACATGACAGGAccctaaaaaaaatccattcgaACTCTTCATAACAAAAACTAACTGTCTAACTGGTTTAAACATAAGTTTAAAATGCGGCCAGGCTCTTCCTTACacatgtaaaaaatattggatttattaaaaaaaaacatttcttaaaaaaaaataaaacacttgcaGCTAAAATGGTCACATGAAACATTCGACTGAAACGGAAAAGAGAGATTTTATTTCGGCCGTACCATTACTTTCATGATTCAATTTTCTTACGCTGTCAGTCATAAATTTCGACAATCTTGGTGTACTGCGCATCAATCGATCTATTTTAATGTTCCACTAGGAGACAAAAATTGAACGAATGTTTCGatggtagaaaatgaaaattgacaaGGGGAAGAGATAGGACGATAAGTAAAGCTATGCTTACCCTCTAAAGGCAAACAttgtatttcaaacaataaaaattgccTGTTATAAGCAATCTTACCATTAATCTGTTGATTTTtataacataaacaaatcaaaatttgtataaataaaacaacatctaTGATGAGTGCAAATAGGGACAACGGTTgaacttaatttattttcaaaacaacaaacagtgttgtATATCATCTCTGAAGTTGTAAACTAAAAACGAGTTCTTCCTAATGACCCTCATCACTGCAATTCTGGGAAGGATTTACGAGTGAGATGAAATTGTCAGATTGCTTGCAAAGTAACTTTCCGATTCATTTGAGTCACGATAAGAAACTTTCCGAAGAAACGCATCGTGAAGGGGTGTACTCCTTTCATCATTTTTCAGACTAGGAACCCGAAATGAAATGGATCCCCAACTTGCTATAAACGATATTACTTTTCGAGTGTTGTGTTTATCGTGTAAAAAGATTTACCCAAAAACTGGAAGGGATACCGGCGAATGCGAAGATCCTTCGCATACGAACTGCTTTTGTCTTGCTTTTGGAGAGATACTTTTGCGAAGCGTAGCTGATACGTGAGCTGGACCGAATATCAAAACCAAAGGATCTGGAGGTTGTACAATAGAGTTCAACGTAAACTTTACTTACTAAATACTCAGATGTACGGTAGGACAAACGCAGAAATGCGTTCGTTTTAAGAGGAAAAGGAGATCTTCTTAGAATTGTGTTCTGCTTTTCAGAAACGAACCGCGAATATGTTACTTCATGGCCAACAGTGTATGTGTAGGGAATTCGTTTTTAGCTGTCCCTATAAGGAACCCTTTGTTACGGTGCGTTTCCTACCACATCCACGTAGAAGTAAAAGTATCAAATTTTCCGGTATCCATCGGTTTCGATACGATTGCCATTGACAATCGCTCCGTACTATCGTAAACGGTTAAGGTTGTACCCTTTCTTATAGCCTATTCTAGTGATGGGTACAGCTGTTggaaactcaaaaaaagtgCGGGAAAGCCTCCATGATAAAATACAGCAGAGCGTTCGAAACATTGTCAGTCAATACCAATTTAAACTGTGAAAAATCAGAAGAAACTTTGCGGAAAACTGTGAAAAACTCCAATTCGAAAAATTACTCTAAAAAACTCTGTGAAATCATTTGATAAAACCTTAAAGATCCGGAGTACCTTCGGTAGCTTGTTTTTTGGACTAGAATCCGATTTTTTCAACTTCGGAATGAATTCATGAttccactccggagttcccatcactagcCTTTTCACTTTCGTGGTATGCAAGCAAATACCACAAAAGATGAGAATTGACGTAACAAATTATGTGATTTCGCGGGAAGTGGAATAAAACGATCCCCTATGGAGATTGTACACAGAAACATCATcgagtttgaaaaaaaaatgaaaaatattttcaagaaCGATTTTAACAACATCGATCGAATATTGCTCATGCGAATTATCAAGGACTTGGCAGTCCTGGAAAGGaatcaaaatatattttaattttttttcataattataaACTTCTACATAAGAATTACAACACATTGAATACGAAATAAGTTATGTTATCGCGGAATAATATTAACTTTAAAAGCAGATacataaattgtaaaaaaatacaacaccgAAGTACCAAGACGTCACTTTCACCAAGAGTCTAAGGAAGTACTGGTGGTTTTTGCTAAAagtaactgttttttttattattatcagaGTACAAATGAGATAAAATATGCATACTTGGAACCCAACGCACACTACTCATCAACACGCGTAAACCGTGCTAAACCAAGTGCACCAAAGACCATGAGACATTGTTtgacgaaaagaagaaagcttCTGTCAACATAACACGAATGAGAGCGTCACCCCACAGAAATTTGCCTTCGTTTCTTATCTACGACACTGCAGCGTTCGTACAAGATGCAAAACAAGAACCGTACActaagcgaccgatgatgtttCAAAATGGTTCCGTTGGATGACGCATAAAGAGTGCTACAATGCCAAATGTACAGTCCAAGGTACCACTTCTGCATAAATGCGAGAAAAGTGCAGAAAAGGCACAAAATCAGATAGCTGGTACGGGATCCGGCTACGACATATTTCAAGTCGTCCTACAtttctttatgttttcaaaagaCTCGGAAAAAACGACACAAACCTTCAAATTGTCTTGCCGAACGAATGGAAGTGTTAAAATGAGATGCATAATGCAAACGGAACGACACATACCTCATGGCAAATTTTACATTCAACGAGTTTTGTCTTATTTTTGTTGCCGGGCGTGAACAATATACTTTATTTCAGTTGATCCTGTTTTGTCAAATAAGTAAGCAACAGTTTAAACGACTTTTCTCTGTAAAATTTAactattaaattttgttataatATTTCTGCTTTAGCAAGGGATTCTCTAGGGTCAATTCAATAGGGAGGCAACTAAAGAAGACTTTACATCAGTTCCACACgtaaatttcaatttgcttCAATCGAGCGGAAGGGAAAACATCCGTTCAAATATcctgaatgaaaaatgatttttctgcaataatttgcgaaaaattaaataaccgACGTGAACATTGGCACGATTGAAACATCCGGAAACCGGAACGTGCGAATATTTGGTTGATGGTTTGAAAAACAGAGGTCAACAAATCGAGAATTTTAATGTAATACCTTCACAaccaaaaagtattaaatttaACAGAAACCAGAACCAGAACAGAAACAATTATTctttattgaaatgaaataaaagaataGAAATGGCGATCGATTATATTGTCCTGTTTCGTTGCGACACcatttttactcatttttcattacaatATACACCAGACCACAAACTGGAAAGGATAAATTTCGGAGAAACGAGTTGGTTAAATACTGCAAGTAATGAAACATGAtcatatttcaatatttttttacaaagtttCTCTACCGTCAATGTCGTTTCACATTTACCAAtgtaccaaataaaaaaaggaaaccgacACGCTGCACTAACGCGTCTTTATCATGCTCAACCGCCCATCACACTTAGGACAGCCACGACTTCGACGAGCTTGAACAGTTGGATCAGCATTTTATGTCAGTGTGTCACTCTCACTTGTCCAGTATCAGttttcggcaaaaaaaaacgcaaaagcaGCATCCTGCAGGCTGCTACTAGAGTTCCCGGTTTTCGAAATTccaaaattttcttccaaccaACTCAGAAGCTGCCGTAAGGAAGCTGGATTTTTCATTCCGAGAATGAAATCTATCGCCCCGACAGTCATGAGATGGTGGTAATGTTCCGGTGTCTGGATGCAGAAACGACGAGGAAAGTGTTGCCATTATCTAATTAAAGATAATTTATTGTAACGAAGCAACGAACGGTTGTAACGTAACTGTTCGCTTCTGGCAGGAATCTCTTTGATGA
Proteins encoded in this window:
- the LOC125764418 gene encoding dynein axonemal light chain 1-like — protein: MARSTTIKEALKRWHEEHDGQDPVEAADIQLQFRWPPIEKMDGTLGTLANCQKLSLSSNMIEKITGLNGMKNLRILALGRNYIKSLSGIEVVGETLEELWISYNLIDKLKGVESLRKLKVLYMANNSVRDWGELAKLQAISGTLEDLVFAGNPLVENLDEAVYVREVTKRLPTLKKLDGVPMLTEDED
- the LOC125764412 gene encoding uncharacterized protein LOC125764412, whose amino-acid sequence is MSTEPHSQAQEVDKVLRDIALKNLQLRRLSSVLLVDSEFLRVCDKFDEVKRTLEQANCEQIDRLSIDSETEDIISLLELKVKILQRLGRGCLVRISRYNDARKEDPPELQETRFKERLETALKQLHRTHKHFRQNVLDIIWAVGDIYQLQEIESLLKKTDFLHGIVCKNHRNCLHVLASTNLDHTIELSCVRLQFAANSLLVLALIQFRELLDIMDNEGSVHTMHAKLQDEIRRSLNDIQVNEEELASLRQKLFTSTDSLTAQRSIAIEQREKHGLDLQEHLRNIDLLELDRKEIEERVTRLIEEREIIQMQLEERRRLLQDGMREIVRLEHLIDQIEQEISERTVKFQEEAQRLEQRRLDILNDDTLSPEERSALLAECDAEMLELHQTHTSDINVLGVRCDELKRLSKSLATDVDTFRDEVAQKHRDQIAELERQKALATTPSQIALLEAQIQQQQAEFNENLTMLNRAQNRTEYLFDEHGRYFLNEAGERIYKRDSRASEYCLGPDGEWIKISSAASLQTDENGVYFIDKFGQKIYQRQHFTDANGEYYLDENGTRVYIETPTKPTLSVSSEFPSPFRRTEPQPTTSSQSSISDQEFVEESESMQELRERAATDVAYIEKTVGIALRKGLAALARTKPEDPIGYLADYLALFQRNALETKRRQQLLERLGLNGSDCTTESRI